The Arcobacter porcinus sequence TTGAAAATTTTTCCAAAATCAAAGGGATGTTTTTTGATTCATTGTAACAAGGTACTACTATTGATAGTTTCATTTTTTCTCCATTTATTTAAATACCCAAAATTTTTGTCCAATAAAATTAAGCACTGTACTCACTCCTGTTGCTATTAAAAAAGCTAATATTAAAATATTTGTATAATCTAAAACTAACTTATTTACCAAAACATTCGCTCCTAATGTACTTAAATACAATAAAGCAAATTTCCATATTTCACTATTATTTTTTTCATGTTTTTCAAATGTCCAGTATTTGTTTATGATAAACGCTACTATAGTTCCTAAAAGAAATGAGATTGCTTTTGCAATGTCACTATATAAAAAATTTAACAATATATAATAAGTAATCAAGTCAGTGCCAACAGCACTCAAACCTGCTACTAAAAATCGTTTCATTTCTTTTTTTAATTTACTCATCGATACTCTTGCTCAAAAGTTCGATATTGTGTATCTAGCTTTTTGATTTTTTCTTTATTTACTGTGATATCTTTTTCTAAACTGTATGGATGCCATGAAACTTTATGAAAAAAACTTTGCCAATAAACAAATGTCTCATAATCATCTGGAGTCCCCCAGCAAATATAATCATCCACCTCAAAGACTTTTACATTTAGTCCTAGCTCTATTAGCTCACCCATAAGACTATCCACATAATACTCACCATTGACTCTTATGTTTTTCTCAAGCAGTTTTTTCAAAGCTTTATTAAAATATTCCACTTTTTTAAACCAAAATGTCCCAACTATTGCATGGTCTTCATAAGGATTGTCTGAAATAGGCACTTTTACTGATACTGCTGTTGCATTGTCTTTATCATCAACTTTAACCCATCCATACATTTGAGGGTTGTTCTTGCTGCTTATGTGGTGTTTAAATGTAAAAATAATCGCATCTACATTTTCATCTTCTATTAGATTTTGATATTTCTCATGGTTGTATATCATTCCATTATCAGTTGCAGCTATTAAAAGTGATGAATTCTCATCAGCATCTTTTAATCCCAAAGAACATGTGATAGCTTGACCTTGTGTAACTTCATCTATAGAGATGATATTTGCATCTTGGTACTCTTGTTTTAAAGTCTTTTCTAGTGGATAGTTTTCAAGATGTTCTTTTAGTGTTACAAATATATGATTTTGGCTATTTGGTAAAGAGTTTGCTGCTTGAATAATCATTGGTTTTCCACTTACTTCAATTAGTGGTTTAGGGTCTTTGTATCCAACTTTTACAAACCTACTACCACGACCTGCAAGAGGTATAAGAGTAATGCTGTTTTCTTGTGGTTTTGGTTTTGGTTTTTCTTCTATGGCATTTTTAAAGTATTTCGACCAAGTGTTGTATTCTTCTACATCTTGTGGAGTTCCCCATTGAAGCATATGTTGAATATTGTAAATTGATACTTTCAAACCATCTTCTACTAAAAGATTATAAATAAGCGATACATAATACTCACCTTTTAGATTTATATCTCTATTTATTAGTTCTTTAAAATATTTTTTTACATATGAGCCTTTTTTAAAGTAGTAAGTTCCATTTGATGCATATTCTTGCATTCTGTTATTTGTAAATGGCTCTTTTTCTTTAATTTCTAACATCCATTGATTTTCATCTCGCATAAAAGCATAGTTTGTATTTCCTAGCATATGAGGATGAAATCCTTTATAAGAAGGTATTGCACCATCTGCATCTCTATTTCTTGTATGTTTTAAAAAATCTTCATAATCCCAATAT is a genomic window containing:
- a CDS encoding GtrA family protein — encoded protein: MSKLKKEMKRFLVAGLSAVGTDLITYYILLNFLYSDIAKAISFLLGTIVAFIINKYWTFEKHEKNNSEIWKFALLYLSTLGANVLVNKLVLDYTNILILAFLIATGVSTVLNFIGQKFWVFK
- a CDS encoding NTP transferase domain-containing protein, coding for MHIIIPMSGVGNRFIEAGYKEPKPLIVIDGKPIIEHVCNLFPNEDKFTFICNSKHLSETNMREVLQSIKPNANIVEIPNHKKGPVYAVSLVEYLIEDDEEVIVNYCDFGTYWDYEDFLKHTRNRDADGAIPSYKGFHPHMLGNTNYAFMRDENQWMLEIKEKEPFTNNRMQEYASNGTYYFKKGSYVKKYFKELINRDINLKGEYYVSLIYNLLVEDGLKVSIYNIQHMLQWGTPQDVEEYNTWSKYFKNAIEEKPKPKPQENSITLIPLAGRGSRFVKVGYKDPKPLIEVSGKPMIIQAANSLPNSQNHIFVTLKEHLENYPLEKTLKQEYQDANIISIDEVTQGQAITCSLGLKDADENSSLLIAATDNGMIYNHEKYQNLIEDENVDAIIFTFKHHISSKNNPQMYGWVKVDDKDNATAVSVKVPISDNPYEDHAIVGTFWFKKVEYFNKALKKLLEKNIRVNGEYYVDSLMGELIELGLNVKVFEVDDYICWGTPDDYETFVYWQSFFHKVSWHPYSLEKDITVNKEKIKKLDTQYRTFEQEYR